GCGCCAACAGGCTGATGCGGCTGATAGCCCTGCGGCACCCCCGCCGGCGAGGCTAACCGCGTTGCCGCAGAGGAAGGGGGAGGTTAAGTTCAAGATCTCTGGGTTGGACTTGTCAGACCCAAAGTGGGCTGAGGTGGCTGAGCGGGCAGCTGAAGCTGAGGCACACTTTGTGCCGGAGGAGGCCAAGGCTGTAGATGGGAAGGCAAAGAAGGCCGAGGAGCAACTGCTGGCGACTGAGCCGAGGAAAGGCAACCCAGTTCCTGCCATGGAGGAGTGGAAGGAGGAGCTCCGACCAAAGCGCGTTGACTGGATGGCACTCCTCGAGCGGGTTAAGGCCCGCAATGTTGAGTTGTATCTCAAGGTCAGCTTTTCCACTTTAATGAAATCTAGTGTTGCTTTATGCTCTAGTGTTAGTTCAGTAGTTTTGCTGCAGGTAGTACTATGTTTCATTCTTCTATAGTGTGTTCGTAGCTTCAGTAGTTGTTGTGCCAAAATGGCCTTACTGCATGCATAACTAGTTCGTTCGTCAAACAGAAAATAGCACTGAGGTGACAATGTCTTCATGCCTAATCTGCCTTCATAATACACATCGGATTCCCTAGGTTGATCTCCGATCGTTTCATCTGACTACGCCTTTGTGATTTGGAGACAAATTGTTCTGCTCCTTGGTTCACGTAGTGTTTTTATGCCTCTGATGTTTGCGTTTTGAGTGGCTAGTTTGTGGACTGGGAGTCTGGGACATACAAGCCCCAGAATTGTTGTAGTATAGAACTGATATTTTGCTATCGCTCTTCCGTATCGTGATAGGAAAGGGCATAATCAGGTTGTTTTGGCATGGCTTGGAGACCCATATGTGCAAACTAATAATAATTAGGACGAAATGTACTGTTTGGAATTGATCTCGCTTTAGACAGGAAGGATATCTGTATCATGGTAAACTTTGGGAATCTGATTTTACCTCAATTCACTATTTAAAACTCCGAGCTTTTATGTGGCGGTTTAGCCCATGTAAGTGACTTTAGGAGTGAAGGTCAGCGCCTCCGTGCGCGAGGCCATGCGCCGGGACCAGGTCGGCGCCGACCTCCGTAACTACCTCCACTCCGAGCTTTTATGCGGCGGTTTAGCCCAGAAAACAATAGTCTAGTAGTCAACAGTAGGGTCCATCAACACAACTCTCCTTCTGTTCCCAAATATAACTCGCTGTTAACGTTCTATGGTCTGAATTATGCAACCACTAACTTTTATCATAACATACTGCTACGTGTTTTAGAAGTACTGCTACGGATATTTATTTCCTGGCATGATGATTTTGACGTGGCAAGCGCAAGTGCTTTTACATATGTTAATAATGGATATCAGAAAGGATTGATACCATGCTCTCCAAATGATGCATTCGTGGTTTGTGTAACTTTGGTATTTAGATGAACTTCAGCCTCAGTTGCTTTGATAATAACTTTGAACGCTATTACATGTGGCCCATGATGTGAAAGGTTATTCTTGACTGGCTTTTGTCTAGTATAGTAACCTGCTACTATTTCAGCCTTCTGTAAGTTGGTTAAAATTGTCTGAGTTTACATGGAAATGAAACTTCAGTTTGCGATGGACAATGTATATGACTGATCGAGTTCAGTCAGAAATAAACTGAGTCCAACCTCTCACTTAATTTACCCTTGTTTTCTCTATTTTTGGCATAGAATTGCTTGAGTTATGCATTCAAGTACATGGTTACATCAAACTACTGAAGGGCCGTAATGATGTTAGTTACTTTGCATAGCTGGCCAGTTAACATTTTGTTTCAAATGCCTGCACGGGCTGCACTAATTCAGCAAACACTAATACTCTTGTATAATTTCCCATGTGCACTTTGTTTCAATTTATTGGTTGCTGAAATTCTTAGCACTAATACCTCACATTTGCACTTTGTTTCAATTTATAGGTTGCTGAAATTCTTTTGGATGAAGATTCATTTGCTGCAACTATCCGAGATTACTCCAAGTTAATTGATCTTCACTCTAAAGCAACTCACGTGCAAGATGTAGAAAGGATACTTGGTAAAATGAAAGAGAAGGATATTGCACCTGATATCCTCACATCCATCACCTTAGTCCACATGTACAGCAAATCTGGCAATCTTGAACAAGCCACGCGGGCGTTTGACTTTATCCAAAAGGAGGGCCTCCAACCAGATACAAAACTCTTTACATCAATGATTAGTGCCTGTATTAACGCTGGAGATCCGAAACAAGCAGAGAAATTGGTAAGGAATATGGATGAGCTTTCCATGAAACCCAACAGGGAAATATACATGGATGTGATGCGGGCATATGCTGAGCGTAACTTAGTAGATGGAGCTCaatcgataaaaacaaaaatgtcATTCGCTGGAATCGAGCCCCCATTGGAGTGCTTCACATTGCTTATAGAAGCATATGGACGGGCTGGCAACCCTGATTATGCATATGAAGCGTTTGAACAGATGAGGAAGAATGGGCATGAACCAGATGACCGTTGCCTGGCTGGTATGATTACTGCACTCATGAAGAAGAACCAGCTGGACCAGGCTTTGAAGTTGCTGCTGAGTTTAGAGAAGGAGGGGGTTAAACCTGGAGTTAAGACAAATCTGGTCCTGCTGGATTGGCTGTCCATGTTGCAGTTGGTGCAAGAGGCTGAACAACTTGTACAAAAGATAAGAAAGGCGGGAGAAGAGCCCCTAGAGATCCATGTTTACCTTGCTGATATGTATGCGAAATCACGCCAGGAAGAGAAAGCCCGCAAATCCCTCAAGATCTTGGAAGAGAAGAAGAGACTGCTGAAGGCTGATCAGTTTGAGAGGATTATAAGAGGCCTTCTGGTAGGGGGTTTCTCGGAGGATGCAAGCAAATATTTCAAAATGATGAGATCTCGTGGCTTTGTTCCATCAGCAACAGTCGAGGCCGGGGTCAGGGGCGTCGGTCGCCTGGCTGGCAGGTAGCTAGCTGGTCATGGCACTGATTCTGGTATGAAATCTAGCAGTAGCACCAACGACGTCACAGCTTATTCAGAGGAACTGATGTGATAAAGATCCCTATTATCGGGCGAATTTTAGTTGTTATTTAAGGTCTGTAGAGCATAAGCTCAGATGAAGTTGATGAGTGCGTGAACC
Above is a window of Triticum aestivum cultivar Chinese Spring chromosome 6B, IWGSC CS RefSeq v2.1, whole genome shotgun sequence DNA encoding:
- the LOC123137445 gene encoding pentatricopeptide repeat-containing protein At1g01970; amino-acid sequence: MRALLSLSKLARRLPTSLAATRVAPPLLQRHLHADSALPPQAPPPFASRILQSEESPDPSTDLEHAQPAPDPVLDEFLARLVTALRPTLAAAFPTHTRPVLDEMLRLIAEAVLNRLSGADPGPDTVELSDDLWAAVWEVSASVREAMRRDQVRADLRNYLHSDDVKEMTRFAVDVGIRGAMLRELRFKWAREKLEEVEFYRGLEVMRQQADAADSPAAPPPARLTALPQRKGEVKFKISGLDLSDPKWAEVAERAAEAEAHFVPEEAKAVDGKAKKAEEQLLATEPRKGNPVPAMEEWKEELRPKRVDWMALLERVKARNVELYLKVAEILLDEDSFAATIRDYSKLIDLHSKATHVQDVERILGKMKEKDIAPDILTSITLVHMYSKSGNLEQATRAFDFIQKEGLQPDTKLFTSMISACINAGDPKQAEKLVRNMDELSMKPNREIYMDVMRAYAERNLVDGAQSIKTKMSFAGIEPPLECFTLLIEAYGRAGNPDYAYEAFEQMRKNGHEPDDRCLAGMITALMKKNQLDQALKLLLSLEKEGVKPGVKTNLVLLDWLSMLQLVQEAEQLVQKIRKAGEEPLEIHVYLADMYAKSRQEEKARKSLKILEEKKRLLKADQFERIIRGLLVGGFSEDASKYFKMMRSRGFVPSATVEAGVRGVGRLAGR